The proteins below are encoded in one region of Clostridium fermenticellae:
- a CDS encoding Stp1/IreP family PP2C-type Ser/Thr phosphatase — MVGMLSDVGNFRKINEDYLGFLSKNECDIYVIADGMGGHNAGEVASKLAVDTTIEYVKSLNSIDDMDNALVEGIKLANKKIFEVSKSGERLRGMGTTITACLVKDKDMVVANVGDSSCYILKEDGLVKVTKDHSLVQQLVDEGSITEEEAVDHPNKNIITRALGTNISVEIDTFDVKLNDIKKVILCTDGLSNDVSLSEMYDIILKNDNEDACKQLVELSKLKGARDNISVIVF, encoded by the coding sequence ATGGTGGGGATGTTATCCGACGTAGGAAACTTTAGGAAGATAAATGAAGACTATTTAGGATTTCTAAGTAAAAACGAGTGTGATATTTATGTAATAGCCGACGGAATGGGTGGACACAATGCAGGTGAGGTCGCCAGCAAATTGGCAGTGGATACCACTATAGAGTATGTAAAATCTTTAAATTCAATAGATGATATGGATAATGCTTTAGTAGAGGGAATAAAGCTTGCTAATAAAAAAATTTTTGAAGTTTCAAAGAGTGGCGAAAGATTACGAGGTATGGGGACAACTATAACTGCCTGTCTTGTAAAAGATAAGGATATGGTAGTAGCAAATGTTGGCGATAGTAGTTGTTATATATTGAAAGAAGATGGATTAGTAAAAGTGACTAAGGATCATTCTCTTGTTCAGCAGCTTGTAGATGAAGGAAGTATAACAGAAGAAGAAGCTGTAGATCATCCTAATAAAAATATAATAACAAGAGCTTTAGGAACTAATATTTCTGTGGAAATAGACACCTTTGATGTAAAATTGAATGATATAAAAAAAGTTATTTTATGCACAGATGGATTATCTAATGATGTAAGTTTAAGTGAAATGTATGATATAATATTGAAAAATGATAATGAAGATGCATGCAAACAACTTGTTGAACTTAGTAAGTTAAAAGGTGCAAGAGACAATATATCAGTTATTGTATTTTAA
- the def gene encoding peptide deformylase has product MALRNIRKYGDEILRKKSRKVDKIDDRIITLLDDMQETMYDSDGVGLAAPQVGILKRMIVIDVGDGIIRLINPSIMSYDGNQVDEEGCLSIPGESKEVNRPYKVKVKALNEDGEDIIIEAEGLLARALCHEIDHLDGILFIDKAVDKNEK; this is encoded by the coding sequence ATGGCATTAAGAAATATAAGAAAGTATGGAGACGAAATTCTGAGGAAAAAAAGTAGAAAGGTAGATAAGATAGATGATAGAATTATAACTTTACTTGATGATATGCAGGAAACTATGTATGATTCAGATGGTGTAGGTCTTGCAGCACCTCAAGTTGGAATACTTAAAAGAATGATTGTAATTGATGTAGGGGATGGAATAATTAGACTTATAAATCCTTCAATAATGTCTTATGATGGAAATCAAGTCGATGAGGAAGGGTGTTTAAGTATTCCAGGAGAATCAAAGGAGGTTAATAGGCCATATAAAGTTAAGGTTAAAGCCTTAAATGAGGATGGAGAAGATATAATTATAGAAGCTGAAGGATTGCTAGCAAGGGCCTTGTGTCATGAAATAGATCATTTGGATGGAATATTATTTATAGATAAGGCAGTTGATAAGAATGAAAAATAG
- the priA gene encoding primosomal protein N' — MNKYVGVIINNLSVQLDRIFTYRIPEAFLEQIDIGYRVKVPFGRSNKLIDAFIVRFYNEYDGENKIKDLKEICEPFPLFDKNDLLIIEEMRKKYLSTYLECIKPFLPAGTFKGMKNKKENVICVAQELDGKFLKDNYKMIYEVVRNNNGIYSKSYLSSNFNLSLSSINTLIKHGYLINKEKIVSRYDKRKYKKYAVKELNFEQKSSIEEILNSDKKVFLIHGVTGSGKTEIYMHLVSEMIKQNKESIILVPEIALTPQMVERFKGRFGNNISVFHSKLSDGERYDEWLRVKEGKVKLAIGARSAIFLPFRNLGLIVIDEEHEESYKSDSNPKYNAREIGKLQSDFKGCKLILGSATPSIETYYNCIKGNIELITIKNRVDGALMPKIKIVDMREELMASNKSIFSRELYNSIEDRLEQKEQIILFLNRRGFSTFVSCRKCGYVFKCEHCDISLTYHSDKRKLICHYCGTSRNLPRICPKCGSRYVKFFGVGTEKVEEEIKKVFPQAVTLRMDFDTTRTKNSYEQIYNDFKNGKADILIGTQMIAKGLDFKNVTLVGVIAADVSLNLPDFRSAERTFQLITQVSGRSGRGKKNGEVIIQTYNPDNYSIVYAAKNDYIGFFKEEIGIRKSMEYPPFTDILLINMSSKNENMLIKNIQNVGVVLKNKLEKHDKINMLGPCPCQISKIKELFRWQIFIKGVMNIEFIKEIKDIVYNTMKNVSDDIRISIDAHPNNLL; from the coding sequence GTGAATAAATATGTTGGCGTTATAATTAACAATCTCTCTGTGCAACTGGATAGGATATTTACATATAGAATTCCAGAGGCTTTTTTAGAACAAATTGATATAGGATATAGAGTAAAGGTTCCATTTGGCAGATCAAATAAGCTTATAGATGCTTTTATAGTTAGATTTTATAATGAGTATGACGGAGAAAACAAAATAAAAGATTTAAAGGAAATTTGTGAGCCTTTTCCTCTGTTTGATAAAAATGATTTACTAATAATAGAGGAAATGAGAAAAAAATATTTAAGTACTTATTTAGAGTGCATAAAACCTTTTCTACCTGCCGGAACATTTAAAGGTATGAAGAATAAAAAAGAAAACGTAATATGCGTCGCACAGGAACTCGATGGGAAATTTCTAAAGGATAATTATAAAATGATATATGAGGTTGTTAGAAATAATAATGGGATATATAGTAAAAGTTATTTATCAAGCAATTTTAATTTGTCATTGTCTTCAATTAATACGCTGATAAAACATGGATATCTTATAAATAAAGAAAAGATTGTAAGTAGATATGATAAAAGAAAGTACAAAAAATATGCAGTTAAAGAACTTAATTTTGAGCAGAAGTCATCAATTGAAGAAATATTAAATTCTGATAAGAAAGTATTTTTAATACACGGAGTAACTGGCAGTGGAAAAACTGAAATATATATGCACCTTGTAAGTGAAATGATAAAGCAAAATAAAGAATCTATTATATTAGTTCCAGAAATAGCACTGACACCGCAAATGGTTGAAAGGTTTAAAGGGAGGTTTGGAAATAATATAAGTGTATTCCACAGTAAACTCTCTGATGGTGAAAGGTATGATGAGTGGCTAAGGGTGAAAGAAGGAAAAGTTAAACTTGCAATTGGGGCGAGATCTGCAATATTTCTTCCATTTAGAAATCTTGGACTTATAGTAATTGATGAGGAACATGAGGAAAGTTACAAATCGGATAGTAACCCAAAATACAATGCAAGAGAGATAGGAAAACTTCAGTCTGATTTTAAGGGCTGTAAATTGATACTTGGTTCTGCAACACCATCAATAGAAACTTATTATAATTGTATAAAAGGAAACATTGAGCTTATAACTATAAAAAACAGGGTGGATGGAGCCCTTATGCCAAAGATAAAAATAGTTGATATGAGAGAGGAGTTAATGGCCTCCAACAAATCTATTTTTAGCAGAGAACTTTATAACAGTATAGAAGATAGGCTTGAACAGAAAGAGCAAATAATTTTGTTTCTAAATAGACGAGGTTTTTCAACTTTTGTATCATGTAGAAAATGTGGGTATGTTTTTAAATGTGAACATTGTGATATTTCGCTTACATATCATAGTGATAAGAGAAAACTTATATGTCATTACTGTGGTACAAGTCGAAATCTGCCTAGAATATGCCCCAAATGTGGCAGCAGATATGTTAAATTTTTTGGTGTGGGAACTGAAAAAGTGGAAGAAGAAATTAAAAAGGTTTTTCCTCAAGCTGTGACTCTAAGAATGGATTTTGATACTACACGAACAAAAAATTCTTATGAACAAATATATAATGATTTTAAGAATGGAAAAGCAGATATACTTATTGGTACTCAGATGATTGCAAAGGGTTTGGATTTTAAAAATGTGACACTGGTTGGAGTTATTGCAGCAGATGTTTCACTAAATTTGCCAGACTTTAGATCTGCGGAAAGAACGTTTCAACTTATTACACAAGTATCGGGAAGATCAGGAAGAGGTAAAAAAAATGGTGAAGTTATTATTCAAACATACAATCCTGATAATTATAGTATAGTGTATGCTGCGAAAAATGATTATATTGGTTTTTTTAAAGAAGAGATTGGAATTAGAAAATCTATGGAATATCCACCATTTACAGATATTCTTTTAATAAATATGAGTTCTAAAAATGAAAATATGTTAATAAAAAATATACAAAATGTTGGTGTGGTATTGAAAAATAAATTAGAAAAACATGATAAAATAAATATGTTAGGACCATGTCCGTGTCAGATTTCTAAGATAAAAGAATTATTTAGATGGCAAATATTTATAAAAGGTGTAATGAATATTGAATTTATTAAGGAGATAAAAGATATTGTTTATAATACAATGAAAAATGTGTCGGATGATATCAGGATAAGTATTGACGCTCATCCAAATAATTTGCTTTAA
- the pknB gene encoding Stk1 family PASTA domain-containing Ser/Thr kinase encodes MIGTMLGNRYELLEKIGEGGMALVYKAKCHLLNRFVAVKILKKQFSNDSDFVKKFKREATAAASLSDNNIVDIYDVGTQDDINYIVMEYIDGKTLKQIITQNKRINTTRAVNIAIQISKALACAHKNNIIHRDIKPHNIMVTDDGVVKVTDFGIAKASNSVTITNSSKVMGSAHYFSPEQAKGSFVDFRTDIYSFGIVIYEMVTGRVPYDADSPVSVALKHIQEPVVPPIEINHDIPQSLNKLILKAIEKEPVNRYQDIKDMLTDLRRIEKNQDFNISISDLDDDMTRVMDPIVMDDDKNKNYNDKDDLEDDDEDNNEDNDIEDASKFKNLNPKKKKRILMAAIGLLVVVIGAVTGYFAFGKYFDASAKEVSVPNVVGMKQNDAKKAIEDKKLKFVLAGKEKSSQPEGTVIKTYPSSGTKVKANSEVRVSVSSGQDNLSVPNVVGVDLGSAKDIITSSGLKVGSITYKYSDSTQSGYVISQSPESDSNATSDTEVSIVVSRGPQIKNVTVPDVTGKGVDEAASILYGSGFKVSKSAITTNDKSQDGKVASQSISGSARQGSTVNLNYYQYKEPTTTPSDVNNSNNNGGNNGGDSNNDNGGNDGENGNDKGNGNGNNTNTDPNNNNPSNPSKNKQ; translated from the coding sequence ATGATAGGTACTATGCTAGGGAATAGATATGAACTGTTAGAAAAGATAGGAGAAGGGGGTATGGCTTTAGTTTACAAAGCTAAATGTCATCTTCTAAATCGTTTTGTAGCAGTCAAAATATTAAAAAAACAATTTTCAAATGATAGTGATTTTGTTAAAAAATTTAAAAGAGAAGCAACGGCGGCGGCAAGTCTTTCTGATAATAATATAGTAGATATTTATGATGTAGGAACTCAGGATGATATAAATTATATAGTAATGGAGTATATAGATGGTAAAACTTTAAAGCAGATAATTACACAAAATAAGAGAATAAACACAACTAGAGCTGTGAATATAGCTATTCAAATATCAAAGGCTTTAGCATGTGCACATAAGAATAATATTATACACCGTGATATAAAGCCGCATAATATTATGGTTACGGATGATGGAGTAGTTAAAGTAACAGACTTTGGCATAGCTAAGGCATCTAATTCAGTAACGATTACAAATTCGAGTAAAGTTATGGGATCTGCTCATTATTTTTCTCCAGAGCAGGCCAAAGGAAGTTTTGTAGATTTCAGAACTGATATATATTCCTTTGGTATAGTTATATATGAAATGGTTACTGGAAGAGTGCCATATGATGCAGATAGTCCTGTATCTGTAGCATTAAAGCATATACAGGAGCCAGTAGTTCCTCCAATAGAAATAAATCATGATATCCCTCAAAGTTTAAATAAACTTATACTGAAAGCGATTGAAAAGGAACCTGTAAACAGATACCAAGATATAAAGGATATGCTGACTGATCTTAGAAGGATAGAAAAGAATCAGGATTTTAATATAAGTATAAGTGACTTGGATGATGATATGACCAGAGTTATGGATCCGATAGTTATGGATGATGATAAAAACAAAAATTATAATGATAAAGATGATCTTGAAGATGATGATGAAGATAATAATGAAGATAACGATATCGAAGATGCATCCAAATTTAAAAATTTGAATCCAAAAAAGAAAAAAAGAATACTTATGGCTGCAATAGGATTGTTAGTCGTTGTAATAGGTGCAGTTACGGGGTATTTTGCATTTGGCAAATATTTTGATGCATCTGCAAAAGAGGTTTCAGTACCAAATGTAGTTGGTATGAAACAGAATGATGCTAAAAAAGCAATAGAAGATAAAAAATTAAAATTTGTCTTAGCGGGAAAGGAAAAAAGTAGTCAACCTGAAGGAACTGTAATAAAGACATATCCTTCCTCAGGAACAAAAGTAAAGGCGAATTCTGAAGTTAGAGTTAGTGTTAGTTCTGGGCAGGATAATTTGAGTGTTCCTAATGTAGTTGGAGTTGATTTGGGATCTGCAAAGGATATTATAACTAGTAGTGGGCTTAAGGTTGGAAGCATAACTTATAAGTATAGTGATAGTACTCAAAGTGGTTATGTTATAAGTCAGAGTCCGGAATCTGATTCAAATGCCACATCGGACACTGAGGTGAGTATTGTTGTAAGCAGAGGACCACAGATTAAAAATGTTACAGTACCAGATGTAACTGGAAAGGGTGTGGATGAAGCAGCTAGTATTTTATATGGATCTGGTTTTAAAGTGTCTAAATCAGCAATAACTACCAATGATAAGTCTCAAGATGGAAAGGTTGCAAGTCAATCAATAAGTGGTTCTGCAAGACAGGGGTCAACCGTCAATCTTAATTACTACCAGTATAAGGAACCAACAACCACACCATCAGATGTAAATAATTCTAATAATAATGGCGGAAATAATGGCGGAGACAGTAATAATGATAATGGTGGAAATGATGGTGAAAATGGTAATGATAAAGGTAATGGTAATGGCAATAACACTAATACTGATCCGAATAATAACAATCCAAGCAATCCATCAAAGAATAAACAATAG
- the coaBC gene encoding bifunctional phosphopantothenoylcysteine decarboxylase/phosphopantothenate--cysteine ligase CoaBC, translating into MSSKGNIVIGVTGGIAAYKALDIISRLKKESFNIDVIMTESASKFVTPLSFQTLSQNIVNCDMFTEPRAWEIKHISLAKKADLMLIAPATANIIGKVANGIADDLLSTTIMATQAKVIFAPAMNTNMYNNAIVQHNIGKLKDFGYEFIEPFSGRLACGDYGTGKLADVEKIVQVIQSILYDKKDLKGKKVLVTAGPTMAALDPVRYITNRSSGKMGYAIAEEARDRGAEVTLVCGNTYIKPPIGVESVYAKTNEDMLNVVLGNFNKQDIVVKAAAVADYKPKNYSDKKIKKSGNDLDLVLTQDNDILKKLGSIKTDQVLVGFAAESNDLLENAKKKLENKNLDFIVANDITAPDSGFASDNNRTTILCRDGRIIPMEKMPKRQVARKLFDLINAR; encoded by the coding sequence TAATATAGATGTAATTATGACTGAATCTGCATCAAAATTTGTGACTCCTTTAAGTTTTCAAACATTGAGTCAGAATATAGTTAATTGTGATATGTTTACTGAACCTAGAGCATGGGAAATAAAACACATTTCTCTTGCTAAAAAAGCAGATTTAATGCTTATAGCACCAGCTACTGCTAATATAATAGGAAAAGTTGCAAATGGTATAGCGGATGATTTATTATCTACTACAATTATGGCAACTCAGGCAAAGGTGATTTTTGCACCAGCTATGAATACTAATATGTATAATAATGCTATAGTTCAACATAATATAGGCAAATTAAAGGATTTTGGATATGAGTTTATAGAACCATTCAGTGGAAGGCTCGCATGTGGTGATTATGGAACAGGTAAACTAGCAGATGTGGAAAAAATAGTTCAGGTTATTCAGAGTATTTTATATGATAAAAAAGATTTAAAAGGTAAAAAAGTGCTGGTTACAGCTGGTCCAACGATGGCGGCCTTAGATCCTGTTAGATATATTACGAATAGATCTTCGGGAAAAATGGGATATGCTATTGCAGAAGAGGCAAGAGATAGGGGAGCAGAGGTTACACTTGTATGTGGAAATACATATATTAAGCCGCCTATTGGAGTAGAATCAGTATATGCTAAGACGAATGAAGATATGCTAAATGTTGTTTTGGGTAATTTTAACAAACAGGATATAGTCGTAAAAGCAGCAGCAGTGGCAGACTATAAACCTAAAAATTACTCTGATAAGAAGATAAAGAAATCTGGAAACGATCTTGATCTGGTTTTAACTCAGGACAATGATATATTAAAAAAACTTGGAAGCATTAAAACTGATCAAGTGCTTGTAGGATTTGCAGCCGAGAGTAATGATTTGCTTGAAAATGCAAAGAAAAAACTTGAAAATAAAAACTTAGACTTTATAGTCGCAAATGATATAACTGCACCGGATTCAGGTTTTGCATCGGATAATAATAGGACTACTATTTTGTGTAGAGATGGCAGAATTATTCCTATGGAGAAAATGCCTAAGAGACAGGTCGCTAGGAAATTATTTGATTTGATAAATGCTAGATAA
- the rsmB gene encoding 16S rRNA (cytosine(967)-C(5))-methyltransferase RsmB, protein MNNARNIAVNVLRRVLNEGAYSNIELKKELNYKDIDDRDKALITEIVYGTIKYKYTIDTILKNYIKSGLQKVNIDVLNILRISIYQIRYLDKIPSFAVVNEAVELTKKKAIRNAKFVNAVLRNYIRNMKTDYNYDSPDFELAFKYSFSPWLVKMFLNQYGFETTENILAGLNKTPSVTVRVNDLKTEYDKVYESLTKNGYSIREGKICPEAIVISKGKNIEDNLLFKDGFITVQDESAMLVAPSMDLEENMTVLDLCSAPGTKTSHIAELMKNTGSIFAFDIHANKLSLIRQNLKRLGITDVKCIEADAAKYNPDYEKFGDRVLVDVPCSGFGIISKKPEIKWTKNNESLKSIVRIQKGIISNAAKYVKPGGKLIYSTCTLNRQENEDNIKWFIKKHANFEIEPFYVGKLTNIIYHREGFITILPDEFMDGFFIAKMIRRR, encoded by the coding sequence ATGAATAATGCTAGAAATATAGCAGTGAATGTACTGAGGAGAGTGCTTAATGAAGGAGCCTATTCAAATATAGAGTTAAAAAAAGAACTCAATTATAAAGACATAGATGATAGAGATAAGGCTCTAATTACTGAAATTGTGTATGGAACTATAAAGTATAAATATACAATAGATACTATATTAAAGAATTATATTAAAAGTGGACTTCAAAAGGTAAATATTGATGTTTTAAATATACTAAGGATATCTATATACCAAATAAGATATTTGGATAAGATTCCGTCTTTCGCTGTGGTAAATGAAGCAGTTGAACTTACAAAGAAAAAAGCGATTAGGAATGCAAAGTTTGTAAATGCAGTTCTCAGAAATTATATAAGAAATATGAAAACCGATTATAATTATGATTCACCAGATTTTGAATTAGCGTTTAAATACTCGTTTTCACCCTGGCTTGTAAAAATGTTCCTGAATCAATATGGTTTTGAAACTACTGAAAATATATTAGCTGGACTAAATAAAACACCGTCTGTGACTGTTAGAGTTAATGATTTAAAAACAGAATATGATAAAGTGTATGAAAGCCTTACAAAAAATGGATATTCAATTAGAGAGGGAAAAATATGTCCTGAAGCCATTGTAATAAGTAAAGGGAAAAATATAGAGGATAATCTTCTATTTAAAGATGGTTTTATAACAGTACAAGATGAGAGTGCAATGCTTGTAGCACCATCTATGGATTTAGAAGAGAATATGACTGTACTCGACTTATGCAGTGCACCTGGTACAAAAACTTCGCATATAGCTGAGCTTATGAAAAATACAGGTAGTATATTTGCATTTGACATTCATGCAAATAAGCTGTCTTTAATAAGACAAAATCTTAAAAGACTTGGTATAACAGATGTAAAATGTATTGAGGCTGATGCAGCAAAATACAATCCAGATTATGAAAAGTTTGGTGACAGAGTACTTGTTGATGTACCTTGTTCAGGATTTGGTATAATATCTAAAAAACCTGAAATTAAATGGACTAAAAATAATGAATCCTTAAAAAGTATTGTAAGGATTCAAAAAGGAATTATTTCAAATGCTGCAAAATATGTAAAACCTGGTGGAAAACTTATATATTCTACATGTACGCTTAATAGGCAGGAGAATGAGGACAACATAAAATGGTTTATAAAAAAACATGCTAACTTTGAAATCGAGCCTTTTTATGTTGGAAAGTTAACCAATATTATATATCATAGAGAAGGATTTATAACTATTTTGCCAGATGAATTTATGGATGGTTTCTTTATTGCCAAGATGATAAGACGTAGGTAG
- the fmt gene encoding methionyl-tRNA formyltransferase produces the protein MSVVFMGTPEFAVPSLNKLIESFNVTGVYTQPDKPKGRGKKMTMSKVKEIALDSSIPVYQPLRLKTDAEAIEKLKDMAPDFIVVVAYGQILTKEVLDIPKYGCINLHASILPKYRGAAPINWAVINGEKETGNTTMMMDVGLDTGDMLLQSKMEISNNMTAGELHDLLMLDGADLLIKTLNGILEGRITRKKQGETTTGYASMLDKKMAKINWNSTSREIKDFIRGLNPWPVAYTEYDGQNMKIYEAEILDETSKQYEPGYIVDIASCGIKVACKQGILLLKVIQFPGRKAMKVSDYIRGHEIKCNVILG, from the coding sequence ATAAGTGTAGTGTTTATGGGAACACCAGAATTTGCAGTCCCATCACTTAATAAGCTTATAGAAAGTTTTAATGTAACTGGGGTATACACTCAACCTGATAAACCTAAAGGAAGAGGAAAAAAAATGACCATGTCCAAAGTAAAGGAAATTGCGCTTGACAGTAGTATACCAGTATATCAGCCTTTAAGGCTCAAGACAGATGCAGAAGCAATAGAAAAATTGAAAGATATGGCTCCTGATTTTATTGTGGTGGTGGCGTATGGTCAGATACTTACCAAAGAAGTGCTTGATATACCTAAGTATGGATGTATCAATTTGCATGCTTCTATTTTACCTAAGTATAGAGGAGCGGCACCAATAAACTGGGCTGTTATAAATGGGGAGAAAGAAACTGGAAATACCACGATGATGATGGATGTAGGATTGGATACAGGAGATATGCTTCTCCAAAGTAAGATGGAAATAAGTAATAACATGACTGCGGGAGAACTTCATGATTTGCTGATGCTGGATGGAGCGGACTTGCTTATAAAAACATTAAATGGTATTTTAGAGGGAAGGATTACAAGAAAAAAACAAGGAGAGACTACAACAGGGTATGCTTCAATGCTTGATAAAAAAATGGCAAAAATAAATTGGAATTCAACTAGCCGTGAGATAAAGGATTTTATTAGGGGTTTAAATCCATGGCCGGTTGCATATACTGAATACGATGGTCAAAATATGAAAATTTATGAGGCTGAAATCTTGGATGAAACTTCAAAACAGTATGAGCCTGGATATATAGTAGATATTGCAAGTTGTGGTATAAAAGTTGCCTGTAAGCAAGGAATTTTGCTTTTAAAGGTAATACAGTTTCCTGGACGTAAGGCAATGAAGGTTAGTGATTATATAAGAGGACATGAAATAAAGTGTAATGTTATACTTGGATAA
- the rlmN gene encoding 23S rRNA (adenine(2503)-C(2))-methyltransferase RlmN translates to MYNILDFDMNELKEWMEQNKESKFRAKQIVDWIYKQNIWDFNGMKNLPKSTKEKLTNSFYIDIPKIVEMYTSKTNDTVKFLYEFRDGNVIECVVMKYKYGNSICVSTQVGCRMGCKFCASTLGGRIRNLSTGEILAQILNAQYKIKDRISNVVLMGSGEPLDNYINVLKFLDMVNSNYTFNIGQRHITLSTCGLVPKILDLADKEYQLTLAISLHAPNDKLRKLTMPIANEYSISEIIDACKYYIKKTNRRISFEYALIKDLNDMDECAYELIKLLKGMLCHVNLIPINKVRERNYEKSSLSNVKRFYDILEKNGIETTIRREMGSDINAACGQLRRSYLKSKNDLEGV, encoded by the coding sequence ATGTATAATATTTTGGATTTTGATATGAATGAGTTAAAGGAATGGATGGAGCAGAATAAAGAAAGCAAATTTAGAGCAAAGCAAATAGTGGATTGGATCTATAAGCAGAATATATGGGATTTTAACGGCATGAAAAATCTTCCTAAATCAACTAAAGAAAAATTAACTAATTCATTTTATATAGATATACCTAAAATTGTCGAGATGTATACCTCAAAAACTAATGATACAGTTAAATTTCTATATGAATTTAGGGATGGAAATGTAATAGAATGTGTTGTCATGAAATATAAATATGGAAATTCTATATGTGTTTCTACTCAAGTTGGCTGTAGAATGGGTTGTAAGTTTTGTGCCTCTACACTGGGAGGAAGAATAAGAAATTTAAGTACAGGCGAAATATTAGCTCAGATATTGAATGCACAATATAAAATTAAAGATAGAATATCAAATGTAGTATTGATGGGAAGCGGGGAACCGTTAGATAACTATATAAATGTGTTAAAATTTTTGGATATGGTCAATTCAAATTATACATTTAATATAGGACAACGACATATAACTTTATCAACATGTGGATTGGTGCCCAAAATTTTAGATCTTGCTGATAAAGAATATCAGTTAACACTTGCGATATCACTTCATGCACCGAATGATAAACTTAGGAAACTTACAATGCCTATAGCGAATGAATATTCTATAAGTGAAATTATTGATGCATGTAAGTATTACATAAAAAAAACTAACAGAAGGATAAGTTTTGAATATGCACTTATAAAGGATTTAAATGATATGGATGAATGTGCTTACGAATTAATTAAATTACTTAAAGGTATGCTGTGTCATGTTAATTTAATACCTATAAATAAAGTGAGAGAGAGAAACTATGAAAAATCATCCTTAAGCAATGTTAAAAGATTTTATGATATTTTAGAAAAAAATGGTATAGAAACAACGATTAGAAGAGAAATGGGTTCAGACATTAATGCTGCTTGTGGCCAACTGAGGAGAAGTTATTTAAAATCTAAAAATGACCTGGAAGGGGTGTAA
- a CDS encoding zinc metallopeptidase — translation MFYFDSTFIILIPALIISAWAQYKVSSTFNKYSNYRSMNGYTGAQVARMLLDNSGLNYVPVEVIPGKLTDHYDPSKQVMRLSEDVFYGNSVASIGVAAHETGHAIQHKRHYAPLIIRNTIVPVVNFSSNFSWILFIAGIILGFRGLISAGILLFTAVVIFQIVTLPVEFNASSRALKILSSRGILYGDEVRGAKKVLSAAAMTYVAAALTSIAQLIRLIVLSRRDD, via the coding sequence ATGTTTTATTTTGATAGTACATTTATTATATTGATACCAGCTTTAATAATATCTGCATGGGCTCAGTACAAAGTGTCTTCTACTTTTAATAAGTATTCTAATTATAGAAGCATGAATGGATACACTGGTGCTCAGGTAGCTAGAATGCTTTTGGATAACAGTGGTCTTAACTATGTACCTGTAGAAGTGATACCAGGAAAACTTACAGATCATTATGATCCATCGAAACAGGTTATGAGGCTTTCTGAGGATGTTTTCTATGGTAATTCCGTCGCATCTATTGGAGTTGCAGCACATGAAACAGGTCATGCTATACAACACAAGAGACATTATGCACCTCTAATTATTAGAAATACTATAGTACCTGTTGTAAATTTTAGTTCAAATTTTTCATGGATACTTTTTATAGCTGGAATAATACTTGGATTTAGGGGACTTATAAGTGCCGGGATATTACTTTTTACAGCAGTTGTTATTTTCCAAATTGTAACTCTTCCTGTTGAGTTTAACGCTTCAAGCAGGGCACTTAAAATATTGAGCAGTAGAGGTATTTTATATGGTGATGAAGTTAGAGGCGCAAAGAAAGTCTTGTCTGCTGCAGCCATGACTTATGTAGCAGCTGCGTTAACATCGATAGCACAACTTATTAGATTAATAGTATTAAGCAGAAGAGATGACTAA